The following proteins are encoded in a genomic region of Neisseria perflava:
- a CDS encoding type II toxin-antitoxin system Phd/YefM family antitoxin: protein MDYVISYTAAREDLAQVMTKVCEDQVVTHITRRNGGNCVLMSEEEYSSIMETLYLFGNPINAARLEHSLAQAEQGEFVEVDL from the coding sequence ATGGACTATGTAATCAGCTACACCGCGGCCCGTGAAGATTTGGCGCAAGTTATGACTAAAGTTTGTGAAGACCAAGTAGTAACACATATTACGCGCCGGAACGGAGGGAACTGTGTCTTGATGTCTGAGGAAGAGTACAGCTCTATTATGGAGACACTTTACCTGTTCGGAAACCCTATTAATGCTGCACGTTTGGAACACTCGCTGGCGCAAGCAGAACAGGGGGAATTTGTAGAGGTTGATCTGTGA
- a CDS encoding LexA family protein, which produces MSEIPKKRGGRRDGAGRKSKSGEATAVKRIPVSLIPTVDAMIAFTAMPQGSLIPINRTTLKVPYALEKIPAGFPSPAEPYVADYLDFNEYLITNPSATFAARSGGYSMLDAGIGKDDIMIIDRSKTPKHGDIVMADVGNEFTMKRLYKVPGRKPELHSENASGEYPDFIPDDSDTWTVVGVVTFVIKDVRQGS; this is translated from the coding sequence ATGAGCGAAATCCCTAAGAAACGTGGTGGCCGTAGAGATGGTGCAGGACGTAAAAGCAAGTCCGGTGAAGCAACGGCAGTTAAACGTATCCCGGTGTCGCTGATACCAACAGTGGATGCCATGATTGCTTTTACAGCTATGCCTCAAGGCAGCCTTATACCCATCAATCGGACAACACTAAAAGTCCCATATGCTCTCGAGAAAATTCCCGCTGGCTTCCCATCGCCGGCGGAGCCGTATGTTGCTGACTATCTCGATTTTAACGAATACCTTATTACAAACCCGTCTGCCACTTTTGCCGCACGTTCCGGCGGCTATTCCATGCTCGACGCGGGTATCGGTAAAGACGATATTATGATCATCGACCGATCCAAAACGCCGAAGCACGGCGATATTGTGATGGCCGATGTTGGCAATGAGTTTACGATGAAACGACTGTACAAAGTTCCAGGTCGCAAGCCTGAGCTACACTCTGAAAATGCCTCCGGCGAGTACCCTGACTTTATACCTGATGACAGTGATACCTGGACAGTCGTTGGAGTTGTTACCTTTGTTATCAAAGATGTTCGTCAGGGAAGCTAA
- a CDS encoding zeta toxin family protein: protein MQINPATICSAVTKVFQYGKDFAKHTAYFLREMTGSFIEQALGKGYNIVVEGTFRMPESSIKTLKDMQQRGYQTAVYLQTAPSEVSW from the coding sequence TTGCAAATCAATCCAGCGACGATTTGTTCTGCGGTTACAAAGGTATTTCAATATGGTAAGGACTTCGCCAAGCATACAGCATATTTTCTAAGAGAAATGACAGGTAGTTTTATAGAGCAAGCACTTGGAAAAGGGTATAACATTGTTGTTGAAGGAACTTTCAGGATGCCTGAGTCGTCAATTAAGACTTTGAAAGATATGCAACAGCGTGGTTATCAAACTGCTGTCTATCTACAAACTGCTCCTTCAGAAGTAAGTTGGTAA
- a CDS encoding GTPase, whose amino-acid sequence MQHIRHQLNHIQQEYTELRKILNNQKDESIVAVWGLMNAGKSYLLNMLTQHLENEYFKTNDFRETAEIKTAQFGNITYLDTPGLDASNTDDLEALRGVARADVVLFVHQPQGELEKIEIDFLQQLKNSFGDHAEKNIILVISKVDKATPENIQLVENKMLAQCNDILGFSPKCFQISNTRFRKGMIEHKNALTKASRINELNDYVHQVASESKGVSKQRIAVKLAELAEESDDVIKRLEQQQNKLIRNLADEFDSFNQTVDDLRDYVTDIQKRYRAI is encoded by the coding sequence ATGCAACATATTCGACATCAATTAAATCATATTCAGCAAGAATATACTGAATTAAGAAAAATATTAAATAATCAAAAAGATGAATCCATTGTCGCAGTTTGGGGATTGATGAATGCAGGTAAAAGTTACTTGCTCAATATGTTGACGCAACATTTGGAAAACGAGTATTTCAAAACCAACGATTTTCGTGAAACAGCTGAAATCAAAACAGCACAATTTGGCAATATTACCTATTTGGATACACCTGGACTAGATGCCAGTAACACCGATGATTTGGAAGCATTGCGCGGTGTGGCACGTGCTGACGTAGTGTTGTTTGTTCATCAACCACAAGGCGAATTGGAAAAAATTGAAATAGACTTTTTGCAACAATTAAAAAATAGTTTTGGTGATCATGCTGAAAAAAACATTATTCTAGTAATCAGCAAAGTGGATAAGGCCACACCTGAAAACATCCAGCTCGTTGAAAATAAAATGTTGGCGCAATGCAACGATATTTTGGGGTTTTCGCCAAAATGTTTTCAGATTTCCAATACCCGTTTTCGCAAAGGCATGATAGAACACAAAAACGCGCTTACCAAAGCCAGTCGTATCAATGAATTGAATGATTATGTGCACCAAGTGGCAAGTGAAAGCAAGGGTGTGAGTAAGCAACGCATTGCTGTGAAATTGGCAGAATTAGCAGAAGAAAGTGATGATGTGATCAAACGATTGGAGCAACAACAAAATAAGTTAATTCGTAATTTAGCAGATGAGTTTGACTCATTTAATCAGACAGTTGATGACTTACGCGATTACGTTACTGATATACAGAAACGCTATCGAGCTATTTAA
- a CDS encoding Txe/YoeB family addiction module toxin yields the protein MRKHRFTADAAEDLAYWKKHDARKVERIKLLLEDIKANHPKGIGKPEPLRHHKSGLWSRRIDREHRLVYSVDEDTVTVYACRYHYER from the coding sequence GTGAGGAAGCACCGTTTTACCGCTGATGCTGCCGAAGATTTGGCATATTGGAAAAAGCATGATGCTAGGAAGGTTGAACGGATTAAGTTGCTTTTGGAAGATATTAAAGCCAACCATCCGAAGGGAATCGGTAAACCCGAACCACTTCGTCACCATAAATCGGGCTTATGGTCGCGAAGGATTGATCGGGAACACCGTTTGGTTTATTCGGTAGATGAAGATACGGTAACTGTATATGCCTGCCGATACCATTACGAACGCTAA